Sequence from the Curtobacterium sp. MCLR17_007 genome:
GGATGCACCCGGAAGAGCCGACGGACACGTCCAAGGCCGTCCAGCAGTGGCAGTCGCTCGTCGCGGTCTACGAGCAGCTCGGCTTCGACATCTCGTACATCGACCCCATCGACGGCCTGCCGGACATGGTCTACGCGGCGAACGGCGGCTTCGTGCTCGACGGTGTCGCGTACGGCGCCAAGTTCCAGTACCCCGAGCGGCAGCCCGAGGGCCCCGCGTACATGGACTGGTTCCGCAGCGCCGGCCTGACCGTCGCAGAACCGCGTGAGACGAACGAGGGCGAAGGCGACTTCCTGCTCATCGGGAACACGATCTACGCGGGTACCGGCTTCCGGTCGGACAGCACCTCGCACGAAGAGCTCGCCGAGGTCTACGGCCGCGAGGTCGTCACCCTCAAGCTCATCAACCCGAGCTTCTACCACCTGGACACCGCCATCGCCGTGCTCGACCCCGAGCCGTCCGCGGACGGGACCAGCAACATCGCGTACCTCGAGAGCGCGTTCGACGAGCCCTCGTTGGCGATCCTGCGCGAGCGCTTCCCGGACGCGATCATCGCCACGGAGGAGGACGCCGCGATCCTCGGGTTGAACTCCTACTCCGACGGCTACAACA
This genomic interval carries:
- the ddaH gene encoding dimethylargininase — its product is MSNAATETVAAPARTATKRTILMCKPDFYTVSYRINPWMHPEEPTDTSKAVQQWQSLVAVYEQLGFDISYIDPIDGLPDMVYAANGGFVLDGVAYGAKFQYPERQPEGPAYMDWFRSAGLTVAEPRETNEGEGDFLLIGNTIYAGTGFRSDSTSHEELAEVYGREVVTLKLINPSFYHLDTAIAVLDPEPSADGTSNIAYLESAFDEPSLAILRERFPDAIIATEEDAAILGLNSYSDGYNIVIASRATTFAEQLREKGYNPIGVDLSELLLGGGGVKCCTLDLHPVGTGNSVARS